In Leclercia pneumoniae, the genomic window TCAGGCGCGCTCCCCGGACGGTGAAGCTGCCCGGCGCGGGGCAGATAGCGGGCGACCAGGGCAATCAGCACCAGCGCCAGCACGCCATAAATCTGCCACGCGGCCCCTGCACTCAGGGCGCGCGACTGAATATAAACCGCCAGTAGCCCGCTGATAGCAATACCGGCTCCCGGTCCGGCGAAAACCGCCGCACTCAGCCCAGGCTTGCCGTAATGGGCCAGTCGTTCGTTGGTCCAGGCGGCAATCAGCACCATCGACCAGCCGCTCATGCAGCCAATCACGAAGCGTAACAGACCATGAACAATGGCGTTATCTGCCACGGCAGAGAGCAGCGTTAGCGCTACGGCACCAATAATCCCCAGCCACAGCCGCCCTTCGACGAAGCGGTGGGCGCGCATGGCATCCCACGCACCGACCAGATAGCCGAGATAGTTCATCGCCGCAACCAGCCCGGCGCTGGTGAGCGTCAGTTGACCGGCCGCAATCATCAGCGGCACCTGCGGCGTGAAAGCAAACCGTCCGATACCCATCGCCACGACCAGAACCACAAAACCGCTGAGCGCGATACGCAGCGCCATGATCACTCCAGTTGTTAAAATTTAGTTAATTTATGATGCAGTATTGGGAGGCGATGCGGAAGTGAAAGTTGCTCACAGGTGAATGAATTATCTGTATTATGGGCCGAATGATTCGCCCAACCCTTAAGGAGCCCTGCATGGAACTGCTCGAAGAGCACCACTGTTATGAAGGCCGACAGCAGCGCTGGCGCCACGACTCCACGGTTCTGAACTGCGCCATGACGTTCAGCATCTTTCTGCCGCCGGTTGACGAAACGGCAAGGCCACCGGTGTTGTACTGGCTCTCCGGCCTGACCTGTAATGATGAAAACTTCACCACCAAAGCGGGCGCCCAGCGTGTTGCCGCAGAGCTGGGCATCGCCCTGGTAATGCCGGACACCAGCCCGCGTGGGGACGATGTAGCGGACGATGCCGGCTACGATCTGGGTAAAGGCGCCGGCTTTTATCTCAACGCCACCCAGCAGCCCTGGGCCAGCCATTACCGCATGTACGATTACCTGCGCGATGAGCTGCCTGCGCTGATTACTCAAACCTTTGCGGTGAGCGAGCGCTGCGCCATC contains:
- a CDS encoding YbfB/YjiJ family MFS transporter — its product is MALRIALSGFVVLVVAMGIGRFAFTPQVPLMIAAGQLTLTSAGLVAAMNYLGYLVGAWDAMRAHRFVEGRLWLGIIGAVALTLLSAVADNAIVHGLLRFVIGCMSGWSMVLIAAWTNERLAHYGKPGLSAAVFAGPGAGIAISGLLAVYIQSRALSAGAAWQIYGVLALVLIALVARYLPRAGQLHRPGSAPEPLVLTRDLRRLVWSYSLAGFGYILPATFLSQMAALRFPGSVFAQFVWPVFGVAAVIGIALSIALRHISTSNRRLALVLWLQGIGVLAAWLMPGMAGLITGALLVGGGFLCAVQLSLLYGRELAPGHTRYMAGLLTTGYAVGQLVGPVTSALSTWLTHQLEPALGLAGIALFVAGALVWRRYDERLQQS
- the fghA gene encoding S-formylglutathione hydrolase, encoding MELLEEHHCYEGRQQRWRHDSTVLNCAMTFSIFLPPVDETARPPVLYWLSGLTCNDENFTTKAGAQRVAAELGIALVMPDTSPRGDDVADDAGYDLGKGAGFYLNATQQPWASHYRMYDYLRDELPALITQTFAVSERCAISGHSMGGHGALIMALKNPGRFTSVSAFAPIVNPTQVPWGQKAFSHYLGDDATCWQAWDSCALMLASQPEHAIPTLIDQGDADQFLAGQLQPAVLAEAARQTAWPLTLRIQPGYDHSYYFIATFIEDHLRFHAEHLFA